A genomic stretch from Myxocyprinus asiaticus isolate MX2 ecotype Aquarium Trade chromosome 24, UBuf_Myxa_2, whole genome shotgun sequence includes:
- the LOC127415287 gene encoding uncharacterized protein LOC127415287 isoform X1, translating into MVLTGDINIHVDSPNCVNAVNFLESIDGFNFTQHVNFPTHGSGHTLDLVCSAGDAIQSLDSTEMSISDHKLITFELNTSTSKSLIEGVITFRNIKHLNYDLFSNSVSVLPIFNSVEDYNSVLSTMLEEFEPLRERVVTFRKPCPWYTTELRLLKARGRQLERQYKKSSLTVHRHMFVQHQTDYHNSLNAASKDYYSKIISDGADNPNVLFKILSKISTCSSVDQCNMFLNYFIGKIENINNSIASVPLSELPQILPTNPVTHAFSSFAMVDIDFTVRTIMSMNSTNCILDTLPSSVLRGCLLSISPHITSIVNSSLNSGSVPPTLKIAAITPVPKKPLWDSAGLVQIALSLSSWVIISLRLYQCIRVFHRCQCWAPPYSAFICFPSSSLLGSMALVITAMLMIHKSTSALALILIAL; encoded by the coding sequence ATGGTATTAACTGGAGATATTAACATTCATGTTGACAGTCCGAATTGTGTTAATGCTGTCAATTTTTTGGAAAGTATTGATGGTTTTAATTTTACCCAACATGTCAACTTTCCTACTCATGGGTCAGGACACACATTAGATTTGGTTTGCTCCGCTGGTGATGCTATTCAGTCGCTGGACAGCACTGAAATGAGTATAAGTGACCATAAGCTCATTACTTTTGAACTCAACACTTCAACTTCAAAGTCTTTGATTGAAGGTGTTATCACATTTAGAAACATCAAGCACTTGAACTATGACCTCTTCTCTAACTCTGTTTCTGTGCTTCCAATTTTTAATTCAGTTGAGGACTATAATTCTGTTTTGTCTACTATGTTGGAGGAGTTTGAACCTCTGAGAGAGCGTGTTGTCACCTTTAGGAAACCATGTCCCTGGTATACAACTGAGTTACGTTTACTGAAGGCCAGAGGTAGGCAACTAGAGCGGCAATATAAAAAGTCTAGCCTAACAGTTCATAGGCATATGTTTGTTCAACACCAAACTGATTATCACAACTCTCTCAATGCTGCAAGTAAGGATTACTACTCTAAAATCATTAGTGATGGGGCAGATAatccaaatgtattatttaagatTTTATCCAAAATTTCTACTTGTTCATCTGTTGACCAATGTAATATGTTTCTCAATTATTTCATTGGTAAGATTGAGAATATAAACAACTCAATAGCTTCTGTCCCTCTGTCTGAGTTGCCTCAGATTCTACCAACAAATCCTGTGACTCATGCTTTTTCGAGTTTTGCAATGGTCGATATTGATTTCACTGTCAGAACCATTATGTCCATGAACTCAACTAACTGTATTCTTGATACCCTTCCATCATCTGTTCTCAGGGGCTGTCTTCTATCTATTAGTCCTCATATCACCTCAATTGTGAACTCCTCATTAAATTCTGGTTCGGTTCCCCCaacactcaaaatagcagcaatcACACCAGTCCCAAAAAAGCCTCTCTGGGACAGTGCTGGACTGGTTCAGATCGCTCTCAGTTTGTCATCTTGGGTAATAATAAGTCTGAGACTGTACCAGTGCATCAGGGTGTTCCACAGGTGTCAGTGTTGGGCACCACCCTATTCAGCATTTATATGCTTCCCCTCGAGCAGCTTATTGGGAAGTATGGCCTTggttatcactgctatgctgatgatacACAAATCTACATCAGCACTGGCCCTGATATTAATTGCACTTTAA